The nucleotide window CAGTTGCTTCAGTTTGCGAATGAAAAAATTGGTGAACCAGCCAAGATCGATTACTTCGCAACCAGCCTGCCGAACCTATTGGTTTTCGATGAGGAACTACAGTGCCGCCGCGATGCGGAAAACCATTTCTTGGCGGCGCTCGCCTGCCATGGTCTTTGCCAATGCTCCGCTGACGAAGTCGAGACTTTGATGGCCAATGCCGAAACCCATCTGAAAAAGGTGTTGGAGTTCGACCGAAGTCATCAACAGGCCAATGAACTGGCAAAACAACTCGAATCGTATTCTTTGGAAAACGCTTAGTGTTTATGAATACCCGTAACCGCTGGAGCATGAAGCTTTGGAATTTTGGAATGATTGTCCTGTCATTGACTTGTCTGCAGATGACTTCCGAAGTCTCGGCTGATGACGGTGCAGCATCCAAGCGACCGAATATCATCTGGATCATGGCCGAAGACATCAGCACGGAACTGGCCTGTTATGGTCATCCTGCGGTCGATACGCCAAACCTGGATCGACTTGCGAAGCAGGGTACCAAATACGAAAACGCATTTTGCACAGCGCCTTCGTGTACACCCTCTCGCAACGCGATGATCACTGGGGTCTATCAAACGAGAACTGATACGCAGGATCAACGCCGGGGCGGCGTCGTTTTGCCCGATGCCATCAAGCCCATCCCCCATCTGTTACAAGACGTCGGATACTTCGCGGCCTTGGGTTGTGGTTACAACAAGAAAACCGATCTGAATTTCACAACCCAAAAGCCGCTGTTCGATGGCAAGGATTGGAAGGAACGAGAACCGGATCAACCGTTCTTTGCCCAAATCACGCTTTACAGTTCGCACCGCTTGGAACCCCATTGGTCAGGAGGCTGGGCGGGCATTCGCAAGCGTTCCACCGATCCCGTCGATGTTTCCAAAGTGGAGCTGCCACCGTACTTACCCGATACGCCGATCACGCGCCTGGATTGGGCAGAGTACTTGGATTCCATTGAACTGGTCGACTCGCAAGTTGGCGAGATTCTGCAGCGGTTAGAAGACGAAGGTATCGCGGACGATACCGTGGTGATTTTCTGCGGTGACAACGGTCGTTGTCATCTTCGCGGCAAGTGCTGGCTGTACGATGGCGGTTTGAAGGTTCCGCTAATCATTCGTTGGCCCGAGCCGCTGGCTGAGGAAAATGTTGCGGTCCAGGAAGATCTGGTCAGCATGATCGATGTATCGGCGACCGTGCTCTCCGTCGCGGGCGTCGAACTGCCCGAGGTGCTCGATGGTCGACCATTGATTGGTAGCCAAGCGAAGCAGCGGTCCGAAATCTTCGCAGCACGCGACCTGGTCGACGAGGTGATGGACCACATTCGTTGCGTTCGCACCAAGCAATACAAGTACATTCGCAACTACACGCCGGAAAACGGATACCGCGAGTGCAAGTACGTTTGCAACCATCGACCAATGTGGCCCGAGATCCAGCGGTTGGCATCCGAAGGCAAACTGACCGAAACACAGCAGCTGCTTCTGAAAGAACGCAAACCAGTCGAAGAACTTTACGATGTCGTCGCGGATCCACACGAGATCCACAATTTGGCCGGCAATGCAGACTACGCGGCAACGATAAAG belongs to Crateriforma spongiae and includes:
- a CDS encoding sulfatase family protein codes for the protein MNTRNRWSMKLWNFGMIVLSLTCLQMTSEVSADDGAASKRPNIIWIMAEDISTELACYGHPAVDTPNLDRLAKQGTKYENAFCTAPSCTPSRNAMITGVYQTRTDTQDQRRGGVVLPDAIKPIPHLLQDVGYFAALGCGYNKKTDLNFTTQKPLFDGKDWKEREPDQPFFAQITLYSSHRLEPHWSGGWAGIRKRSTDPVDVSKVELPPYLPDTPITRLDWAEYLDSIELVDSQVGEILQRLEDEGIADDTVVIFCGDNGRCHLRGKCWLYDGGLKVPLIIRWPEPLAEENVAVQEDLVSMIDVSATVLSVAGVELPEVLDGRPLIGSQAKQRSEIFAARDLVDEVMDHIRCVRTKQYKYIRNYTPENGYRECKYVCNHRPMWPEIQRLASEGKLTETQQLLLKERKPVEELYDVVADPHEIHNLAGNADYAATIKDLRGRLDQWLKDTDDRGLAAMKQS